CAGCGGGGTGAGTCCCGCTTCGCGGCGGCATCGAAATACTTGGATGCGGGGTCGAACTGGGTGGGATCGATCAACCCTGTTTCGATCACCTCCATCAGGCCGACGATGCCCGGTGGTTGGGTGTTGGAGTGATAGAAAAAGGCAAGGTCACCCGGTTCCATGCTGCGCATGAAGTTGCGGGCCTGGTAGTTGCGAATCCCATCCCACAGGGTGCTGCCTTCCCGCTCCAGGTCGTCGATGCCGTAGACCTCGGGTTCGCTTTTCATCAACCAGTAGGCCATGCTGATCGCCTGCCAGGTGGTCATGCTACGGAGCAACCCCTGACCATCCCGGCGGGCTGGTCAGGGCCTGAGCGCGAGCACGAGGGAACGGAAATGCTCGCCGCGGGCCTCGAAGTCGGTGTACTGATCGAAGCTGGCGCAGGCGGGTGAGAGCAGCACGGCCCTGCAGTGCAACTCCGCGGCCAGGGCCCTGGCCAGAGGGACGGCCTCGTTCAGCCCATCGCAGCGGTGAATGGCGCCTGCGAAGGACGCTCCCTCCAGCAACGCCTGAAATTCGGCCTGGGCCGCTCCGAACAGCACCACGGCCCGGGCCTTCTGGTGCAGGGCCTCCAGCCATCCCCTGGCCTCGCCGCGCTTCGCCTGCCCTCCGGCGAGCACCACCAGCGGACCCGCCAGAGCCCGCACCGCCACTTCGGCGGCGTCGTAGTTGGTGGCCTTGCTGTCGTTGTAGTAGCTGACACCGGCCTGCTGGTCGATCCGCTCCAGCCGATGGGGAACCCCCGGGAAGCTGCGAAAGGCGCACTCCATCTGCTGCCCGGTGAGACCAGCCTCCAGGCCAGCGGCGATGGCCAGCATCATGTTCTGGCGGTTGTGCTCGCCCGGCATGGCGAGACAGTCCGCGGCCATCAGGTCCTGGCTGGTGCCGTTGTGATCGCGGATCACCCGTCCAGCCTCCACCCAGAGGTGGGGCCTGATCGCTTCGGGCAGCTCCTGCCTGGGACCTGCCGTCACCCAGCAGGCGCCGGGCCAGCTGGCGGCGTGCCGTTGCAGGTCGGGATCGTCGCCGTTGAGCACCTGCACCTGGCTGCGCTCCAGGAGACTGCGCTTGATGGCGCGGTAGGCCTCCAGGGTGCCGTGCCGCTCGAGGTGGTCCGGGGTCAGGGTGGTCCAGATGCCGACGCGCGGGGCCACCTCCGGCGCGGCCTCGATCTGGTAGCTGCTCAGTTCCACCACCATCCAGGTCGGCAGTTCAGCCCCGCTGCCGCGGCGGTCGAGCACCAGTTCCGCGGCGGAGTAGCCGACGTTGCCGGCCATCGGCGCATCGAGCCCGCTGGCCTCCAGCAGGTGGTGCACCAGATGGGTCACGGTGGTTTTCCCGTTGGTGCCCGTGATGCCGATCCAGGGCACGGGGCGGCTGGCCTCCCAGGCCGGCACCATCTCTCCCTGAACCCTCACGCCCCGGCTTCTGAGGGCGGTGAGCGCCGGCAGATCCCAGGGGATGCCTGGACTGATGATCAACCGCTGCAGTCCTCCCGGCAGCTGCTCTTGCAGCTGGGCGAGGTTGACGGCGTCCAGGGGCACCCCGAGCCGCACGTCGATGCCCAGCTGCCGCAGGTCCTCCGCCCGCCGTTGGGCCTCGGGGGTGTCGGAGGAGTCGATCAGGCAGACACGCTGCCCCAGGCTGCGGAGGAGCCGCGCAGCTCCGGAACCCGACCGGCCGATCCCAACGACTACCGAGGCATCCAGGGCCGGGGTGGGCATCAAGCGCGGCGCTGGTCGAGCGCTGAAGGGAAGTGGGCGATACTGGAATCGAACCAGTGACTCCTACCGTGTCAAGGTAGTGCTCTACCTCTGAGCTAATCGCCCTTCTGCAGGGTCATGAGCATCGACGGGATGGTCATGAAGATGGTCATGGATTCCTGCCACCTCAAGAAATCTCAGGAAAGAAATCTCAGGGGAGAGGACCGGCGACCAGCGACTGGTGCCCGGATGGCTGGAAACCTAGCAGCCGAGGTGTCGGCCCATCCCCGAGTGGGCTGCGGCGTTGTGGGTTCTCACCGCCTGGAGAGCTCGATCCGCCAGCGTTCCCGTTTGGTGGCGGTGATGGCCCGCACCTCAAGCTCCCCCCGGCCGCTCAGCTGCACCCGATCCCCCGCCTGCAGCTCCTGGCCAGGGCGGCTGGCCACCACCCAGTTGAGCCGAACGGCTCCGTCGCGAATCAGGGTCACCATCCGGTTGCGGGAGATGCCGAACCCCGCCGAAGCCACCGCATCCAGGCGGGTGGAGGCCTCCACCGTGTGGAGCTGGCGGGGCTGGCGCCGCGCCGGTGGTTGCAGCAGTGCCAGGGGAACCAGTTCACCGGTCACCGGCACGCTGCGCACCGTCAGGGTGAGCGCAGCGGTGGGCTCGGCAGCCTTGGCGACCACGATGGCCTGGGCTCCGCGATCCCCCCGCAGCCAGACATCCCCGATGGCCCCGTCGGCCCAGCCCTGCTGGATCAGAGCGCTTCTGAATTCGTCGGGCTCGGCGGGATCGAACAGGAAATTGCCGCTGAGGAGCAGCCCCAGCAGACCGGTGTCCAGGGGCTCGGGATCCAGTCCCGCCTCGCGGCGCGTCAGCAGCAGCCGGCAACGCTCCGCGCCGGCATGTCCCCCCGCGGCGCGGAGCTCCAGTTCGGCCAGCTGTCCCAGCCGTGCCATGGCCTCCTCCAGCACCGCGCCCTCGAGGAAGCCTGTCCACTGGGGCTGCCAGGTGTGCAGGGCCCGCTCCGCCGCCTCGATCACCTCC
This sequence is a window from Cyanobium sp. PCC 7001. Protein-coding genes within it:
- a CDS encoding EVE domain-containing protein, giving the protein MAYWLMKSEPEVYGIDDLEREGSTLWDGIRNYQARNFMRSMEPGDLAFFYHSNTQPPGIVGLMEVIETGLIDPTQFDPASKYFDAAAKRDSPRWDCARLRYRRTFPALLSLDVLRERFDPEQLGVVKRGNRLSILPVPDATAQTLLQLLEG
- the murD gene encoding UDP-N-acetylmuramoyl-L-alanine--D-glutamate ligase, yielding MPTPALDASVVVGIGRSGSGAARLLRSLGQRVCLIDSSDTPEAQRRAEDLRQLGIDVRLGVPLDAVNLAQLQEQLPGGLQRLIISPGIPWDLPALTALRSRGVRVQGEMVPAWEASRPVPWIGITGTNGKTTVTHLVHHLLEASGLDAPMAGNVGYSAAELVLDRRGSGAELPTWMVVELSSYQIEAAPEVAPRVGIWTTLTPDHLERHGTLEAYRAIKRSLLERSQVQVLNGDDPDLQRHAASWPGACWVTAGPRQELPEAIRPHLWVEAGRVIRDHNGTSQDLMAADCLAMPGEHNRQNMMLAIAAGLEAGLTGQQMECAFRSFPGVPHRLERIDQQAGVSYYNDSKATNYDAAEVAVRALAGPLVVLAGGQAKRGEARGWLEALHQKARAVVLFGAAQAEFQALLEGASFAGAIHRCDGLNEAVPLARALAAELHCRAVLLSPACASFDQYTDFEARGEHFRSLVLALRP
- a CDS encoding photosystem II S4 domain protein, whose amino-acid sequence is MLPRTDLLAGSRHPDQLVEVIEAAERALHTWQPQWTGFLEGAVLEEAMARLGQLAELELRAAGGHAGAERCRLLLTRREAGLDPEPLDTGLLGLLLSGNFLFDPAEPDEFRSALIQQGWADGAIGDVWLRGDRGAQAIVVAKAAEPTAALTLTVRSVPVTGELVPLALLQPPARRQPRQLHTVEASTRLDAVASAGFGISRNRMVTLIRDGAVRLNWVVASRPGQELQAGDRVQLSGRGELEVRAITATKRERWRIELSRR